The Podarcis raffonei isolate rPodRaf1 chromosome 7, rPodRaf1.pri, whole genome shotgun sequence nucleotide sequence AGCTAGATCAAAAGAGCAGTGGGCTATTGTAAAATCCTACAAAGCATAAATATAATTGTCTACTAGGTCAATGTATGTGGACAATCCAGCTACACATTCTCCTACATAAGCTCCATCAAAATGAATGAGAACAGCACAAGAGCATTTCTGTTCTTTTCTATTTGCTTGCACAAGAGAGTTTCCTGGTATCTTTCTCCTTTAGGCAGAGGACCCATATTTTTTTAGGCCAGGGGTCAAGTTTCTTGCATGAGACTTGATCATTTGGTTATTTGTCttcagagaaagaaagatggatggAGTTGGTCGTCCTCATCTATTGATAGGTAAGCCAGTCATTTTGACTACAGTTTATATTTGCCCCAGTTGCCTGATTAACAATGCAACCCGGGGCTCCAGATCTGGGAGCAGCGTCTTCAGAGAGTGATGCTCTGGCCTGCAAAGGACATAAAAAAGTGCATTGTAATTTTCTGAAAGCTGATGTGGTTTTCATTAGATAAATGCTGCCAAGGCATTAAGCTGCAGTAAGAAGAGTGTAATGAAATGCCATGCTTACCAGACAGGAACATAGCAAACGTTTTCTGAAAACCCAAAATATGAACTGTGACTGTGCGATACAACAACGTTGTACTGCCAAGGATGGTAGTACTATGAGTTTGGTGACAATCCCGTTTCTTTTCAGCTTGAACGAACTCAATACAATGCCTGAGATCATAGCAGGGATCTCATTATACCAAAAACAACTATACCTTTTGTCCAGCAGCAGCTTTGTAGCATTAACGTTTGCTACTAACCTCCATTCCCAAGCCTTTTTTCCTTCATTAGAGTGACGCAAATAGTTGTTAGCTTGTTCACACAATCTGTACCCTACTTTTCTATGAGGCAGCTCACAACATTTTcaataaaacaagaataaaatcCAAAATCAGGAAAGCAGCCCAGCTCAAAATAAATACACCAGCTAAGAGACTTTTGCCACAATTACTTATCAACAATCACCAAAAAAATCATCtacagctaagccaaggtttggcttagatGGTGGAGGAAAATGGAGCATAGCAGTTGATCTAGATGTGCAGGCAAATATGCACGGGAGGACACAACTCTTAAGGCATGCAAGCAATGTTCAACATATTTTATCAGCCATATTTTGACCGCTATGGCAGGGAATGATTCCTTCCTGAAACCCTAAAAATGTTTGCAATGCTGGgctagagggaccaatggtctggcttggtataaggcagctttctatgggCCAACTGAAGTTTTCAAGTGCTCTGCAAAGACAGTCCCAGCTTAATTCACATTATAGCAGTCTAATGTGGGTATTACTTTGGTGTGGGTCACTGTTGCCAGAAAGGGCACAGCTGGCACACTGGTCAGAGTTAATGAAGAGGTTCTCCTGCTCAGACTGCCACCTGGAGATCCAGGAGCCTCCTCCGAAATAGGCCCCGGTTCCTAAGAGGGAGGAGCACAATGCCATCCCAAACAAGTTATGATCTTGGATCATATGATTACCTGGCTGACAGTACTTCCTTGTTATCTAGATGAAGTTTCAACTTTCATTCTATCTCAATACGTCTCTACTTTCTCCAGTATCACTCatggagtttttttttttaaaaaaatatatttattgaaattttcaaaaaataaaaaagaaagacaaaaaagagaaaagagagaaaaaagaagaagaaaaaggaacaattaaaaaagtttacattgcttactttccataaccaatttccttgacttccccacacctgcccttcctgtattccaattccaatttttagctcagcaaattcttgtccccacactttaccttattttctctaattcattttaattaaccaattttaacttataaacctcaatctttatatatcaatacttattcttaaaaaacttttcctaaattcgccccatcaatttaattaacccattttaacttaaaaacctcaatctttatacgtcaacacttattcttaacaatctttttctaaggttggccccaattcccttccccgaaatccccatttttatgttagtggcaaaaccaacttaattaaaacaaaatatatttatacaccctttggattcccaaagccccaccaccccctttcccggattcgaaccccaaccaaagtccatcagtccatctgcagtcactCATGGAGTTTAAATGGCTGAATGAAAGATGTGAAGTTACTGCTCTAGTTACTGCGCACCTTAGCACCAAACGAATGACTCCTCATAATTGTTTTCATGATTCTTTTGAGTCATACACCATACTTTAATAATGAGTTTTTAGCTTCATAACTctcaccattttaaaaaatatgtatcttTTGTTTCCCAAATGGTTCTCTTACCCAGTTTCTGTTCAGCCAATTTTAGTCTTCCATGCTGCTGTTGGAAATTGGGACTTGCTTCTGGAAGATTTATTGTATTGTTCTAATCCCCATATTCACACCAAGGAATGACATATCTTCAATAACCTCCCATAATTATCATTCTTCCACTCACCGTATATTCTCCTCCCCTTTAGCAAGAACATAATTTACACAGAGCATTCAGAATATATTCATAAAAAGTCTCATTGCCAATAATGTATTCCAGTTTCATTAATTCACAGTCTGTCTTACATTTCTCTGAAATAATATTTACTATGTAGTGATGAATATATTGGATTCTCAATTTACTACCCTATTTAAGCCATATATAGCAAAAGCCCAATTGATTTGCAAATTAAACCTCCAACTTAAAGCATTCTCTCATTTCAGAAAGGCTTCCCGTAGGTAAAATACCCTAACTCAGAGTTATTTTCAGAAGTGGAAAGAAtgaatttctgggtaaatgtgatTAATGAAGTTTGGTAGTCAATGGACAGACATTATATTTGAAGAATCTGCAACGAAATACTGCAATCCATTTCCACAAATGACATGTAAACTGGTTTTTGTCTTTCCCATATATGTAATATTAAATCTGGTCTGAAAGTTTGGGGAATGTGCAGTGCAACAAAAGGAGGGAAGTATATTGTGTGAGTGTTTTGACTATTGATCCAaacccctaaaatgtattttatataactgacttttcatttctattctttgtatacattggtacctcaggttacgaactaaattccttctggaggtccgttcttaacccgaaaaagttgttaacctgaggcgcgctttcgctaatggggcctcctgctgccgtcatgCCGCCGGCGCAcggtttccgttctcatcctggggcaaagttcagaacctgaggtactacttctgggttagcggagtttgtaacccgaggtgtttgtaacctgaagtgtttgtaacgcgaggtaccactgtatcgtattgttttattgctatggccaatggtTGACGCAAATGAAGATTCATTCCTTCATTCATTGTGTGAGTGAACCTCATTCCACACAAGAATACCTCACTTAGATCTTTGTTGAATCCCATccttaaaaattaaatattagaAAACAAATTCCCAACAGTGTTCTCACCTGAACCCCATGTTGACTTTCACCTGCATGACTGGGGACTCCTTCAGAATCATTGGAACTCCTTGGATTCAGCTGAGTGTTAGGAGGCTCCACAGAGAAAACAGGAAACAGGGGCCTGAGAAACCGGAACTCGCTGTTCAGAGACCCACCAGCTAAGCACACCTCATAGTTGTAAGCCTGGGATAGAGATCCAGCACCAGGATCCGCAGAGTTCTCCTGGGAATCTGGTCCCACCGGGAAATTGGCTCCAGAGTTGTAGGTTCCTGTGAACTTTTCACGTTTCTGCAACTTGATTACAATAAACGCCACTACAGAAATGAGAAAGATGCTTGAGATGGCAGCCAAGCAGATGATCAAATACATCGTCAGGCTGGGGTCTTCCTCCTCCGCTGTTTCCTCCTTTGGGAGAGCCACACTTTTCAGATAAGGGTCAGAGAAGCCGTCCACTAGAAGGATTCTGAGCGTGGCAGAGGTGGACTGGGGAGGATGGCCGTTGTCTCGGACCACCACCATCAGATTCTGCTTGAAGCTGTCTCGGTTGCTGACCGGCCTCAGGGTGGTCACTTCTCCATTCTGGGCCCCCACCGTGAACAGACCCGGCTCTGTGGCCTTCAGCAGCTGGTAGGAAAGCCAAGAGTTCTGCGCAGAATCCCTGTCCACAGCCACCACCTTGGTGACCAGGTAGCCAGTCTCTGCCCCTCGGGGAACCAGGTCATTCGAGGGGGAAGTGCCATTCTGGAGAGGGTAGAGGATGAAGGGGGCATTGTCATTTTCATCCACCACCTGAACGCGGATGGGAACTTCGGAGCTCAGTGGAGGGGAACCTGAATCCACAGCCCTCACCGTCACCTGGAAATCTTTTACTTCCTCATAATCCAGAGACCGGATGGCATACAGGTTCCCCGTTTCAGAGTTGATGGAGATGTAAGAGGATGTGGGGCCATCATTGACCTTCCCAGGCAAAAGCGAGTAGGTCACTTTGGCATTCTGTGCTGTGTCCAGATCAACAGCATGGACGAAACTGATCAGAAGACCAGGAATATTGTTTTCTCTTAACTGCATTTCATAGAATGTCTTTTCAAACACTGGAGGGTTGTCATTGACATCTGACACTTCAACATGAAGtattcttgtggaagtgagtctGGGAGAGCCCCTGTCTGTGGCTGTGATGGTGATGTTATACTCAGAGGCTTGTTCTCTGTCCAGTGGTTGTTGGGTCACCAGCTGGTAATAGTTGTTCTCCGTCGGTTTTAGTACAAATGGCAGGTTTACCTCAGTGGTGCAGGCAGTTCTGCCACTGTCTCCAGAGTCCATGTCTGTGACACTGAAGAGGGCCACCACTGTGTCTGGGGGAGAGTCCTCAGGTAAGGGACTGGTGATGGATGTGATGGTAATCTCTGGAGCATTGTCGTTCTCATCCTCAATCTCTACAATGACTTTGCAGTAAGCAGAAAGGCCCCCTCCGTCTGTAGCTCTGATGTTCATCTCATAATTTGTGTTTTCTTCATAATCAATTATACCTGAGATAGTAAGTTCCCCAGTATTTTTATTTAACCTGAATGATCTCTGCACATTTTCTGGCACTTGGCTAAATGAGTAAGTGATTTCAGCATTGGAACCAATATCCTTGTCTCTGGCTTCAACTCTTGTGACTAATGTACCCAATGGGCTGTTTTCCATCAGTTTTTCCTGGTACACAGATTTATTAAATAGAGGAGCATTATCATTGGTGTCCAGAACATCTATGATGATTTGTGCTGTTCCAGTTTTGTGGGGTATTCCTCCATCAGCAGCTGACAGAATTAGGAAAAGCTTTGCTTCCACCTCACGGTCTAATGGTTTCTCCAATACTAGGTCTGCATATTTAGTACCATCACTGTGACTCTGCACATCCAACCTAAAATACTTATTAGGACTAAGCGTGTAATTCTGAACAGTATTTTTTCCTTTGTCTGAATCTTGAGCTCTCTCCAAAGGGAATACAGTATTTATGTGAGTTTGCTCAggtatttcaaaaataaattgaTCTTTCGAGAATTTGGGGGAATTATCATTCACATCCTCTATTTGAACTTCAATTCTATATAGCTTCAATGGATCTTCTAGCACAATTTCAGAGAGCAGAACACAATGGTCATTCTGAGCACAGAGAGCTTCTCGATCTATTCTATCCTTTAATATCATGTTGCCAGAATGAGGATCCAGCTGGAAATACTGCTTGCTGCTCTTAGAAACCAGCCGGGCTCTCCGAGCAGAAAGGTTCTTTACATCCACTTTCAAATCTTTCAACACATTAGCCACCAGGGACCCTGTTTTCCTTTCCTCTGGCACTGAATATTGGATGGAATTGCATATTGCCCCATACAtgcagagagacagaaagaaaaaagtcACTTGCCTGTTCCTGTTATTCATTTCCATTGCTCCAGATTCACTCAAGACAGATTGAACAACAGAAAAATATGTTGTTGTACTTAGCTGTATCCCTTTGCTGTATTTATTCCTGAAAATGCACACTGCTGTCTCCCTCCTCCTGATTTTTTTTGCAATGAAGACCTGTATCTCTTTTGCTTCCAGATTGTTTTGCCCTTGTCTATGCTTTCCAAAGATTAATCTTTTAAGAATATGTGCTGTGCAATGGCACCACCTTGTGTTTGAAATACATATAACTGCAATCTTTGTCAGTTAACTGGTCCCTACCCCTTACTATTAATATCTACACAAAGTTCCTTATAGAGAAAGATATGGATGCAGATCTTGGGGTTTGCAGTTAATGTGAGCCTGCTAAGTGAAGGTGCATAAATAACATTGACCCCATATTAAGGTATAGAATGTGTATACAAATTCATTATATGAACATGGAATTTTGCACACAGCTCAGGCCATCACTTAACTAAAGCCAGATAATGTAAACTAACCTCTGGATACATTTCACACATTAATGAGAcaatatctgaaaaatacaaaCAATTGCCAATAATGGAGGCTGGCATGTTAAGGCAAATGGGGTACTGCCCCATCCACCTCTCTGTCTTGATTCTTACATACTACCAGTTCTGGAGGTGGCACTGCTCCTCACATTCTCCCCACTTagtttcagtgttgcccttgcagacCTCAGAATGGAGTTTGGATCTTGCTGTCATtagttctggctccacctactgttggtctccctgccttctgccctaccagtcccaatagATATGGTGGTGTTAGCTGTATATATGGGTGGCACCGTGCAAGGAGGTTAGAGGTCACAAGCGGGATATTTAAGTTAGTCATGCTTTACCTGGCGCTCTGTCAATCCCACATGGTGTCAGAATGGAGACTATCTATGTTCCCTGCAGTGTTCTGACAGCCTCACAAAACAGAAAGGTAGTCACAGGTTAACACTCAGGGAATACTAGGAGGCCCAGCTACTGCAGCCACAGTGTTTATCTCTCAAAATAACAGGCAAAAGAGAGGCCTGGAAACTGAGAGTACCCGCAGGAAGAGGGAGAGGTGAGACCTGGAACTAAGAGAGTCTACTATGACCCATAAAGGTGAGTCCAAGCCATCTATGACCCCTTTGAACAGAGCTACTCCATCCCTGGTTGATTTCCACATTGCACGAGTAATTTGATTTCCAGCACCCTGAAGGCTGGCCACTTTAGATAAGCAGATTCCAAAGGTTCTTCCAGACATCTGGACACAGGAACAACAAGTAAACACTCTTTTGTGTGCTATGGAGCCAGCAGTATGGAATATAATCCTCTAAAGGAGACTCACAAATGTCCTGAtgaaacagttttaaaacaaagaacTAGAGAAGCACTTTCTACCTCATTGCAAAGTAATTTTTGAGCCAGTCTAATTCCACTCTCGCAAGCAGGATGGTCAAAGAAATAAAACTTGGGAGTCAGCAGGAGGTTGCAGACCTAGACACTACAAACTAACTCATGTGATGTTAACCTGGCAAAGAGAAGGAATACAGTAGGTAACCCAAAGACTGCCTTTAGTGTGGCAGGTCACCCTACAGGAAGAAGACAATCAGACAGAAAAGGGGGCATTATGCGGCAGTGTGCTGTTCTAAACACATCAcagaactggttctccaaaaagACCACCTGGGAGCCATTGGTAATGGTCAGAATGAGCCTCCATGGATTACCACTATTGTCTTGGGAGAGCTTTCAATTGAATTTAAAATTGTCATGGGGCAGGTGTCAAAGTGATCCCAACTTCATTGTTCAGGAAGCTAAAGGCTTCTACTTTGACTTTATTTTGCTCTCAGAAGGGGTTGGGTCCTTCTGCAGAGTAAAGCATTTTGGGGAAGGTTGCCCAGGAGAATGCCTGTACCACATCTACTTTTCAGAAACAGCTAAACATCCTTTAAAAATGTTGGAATCCTAGAAGCCAAGACCCCAGTTTTGGGCAagcactctttggtgagagaacctcaGCAGAGATTTAACATCACACAACAAGCAGCATAGAAAAACATGGAAATTTAAGGAAAACCTTAAAATGTGCCCTTCAAGTAAGTCCCCAAATGTCCAGTTTTCAAAGTTCTTTTCACCGTATCCCATTTCCCTAGCATATCAACTACATATTTTGCAAGCCATAACATGGTTTACTAGCAAAACTGTTCAGAGGTTagattcatgtgtttttccatacagcagccaGAAAAGATGCACAATCAGTTAAAACATTGCTTAGCTATAAAAGGTAAAAGTTTCTAAATATTGATAGACAAAAACAGTAGTTTGAGTGTCTGTTCTGGTATGAAACAAAAAAGGCTGGTTAAAACCATGAGGGTAGAATGACCTCCTTACAACAAAGGCTTATTGACCCATTTCCTCTGAAGGTGAGCAGTGATGACGTAGgcaaagcctggcaggacagcttactctacgGTTTAACCCCTTCATGTGCTATCTAGATTCAAACATCCTAGAGGTATATGTGACTGGAACCCTACACTCAAAAAAACTACTTAAAAAATTAAGAGAGAATGACTAACCACTAGAGCTGTATGTTGGCTCTGCATGAAACACAAATTCTGGGATGTTCATGGGTGATTTGGGTGAGATTTTCACACCCTTGATTGTGTCATTAACAAGGTGTCTGGAGTTGGAGCAGAACTGCTTAAAGTCCTGAGTCTTAGActgctgctttgttttttgtttgttttttaaagaagtcagTAACTTTGTCAtctatcaaaacaaaaaaaaattttccttccagtagcaccttaaagaccaactaagttagttcttggtatgagctttcgtgtgcatgcacatctaTAAAGCAAAATGTTGAGGGAATGTTCTAGGGTTTATTAGGCAGATATGGAGGTGCTGCAATTGCTAAGGTCACTTTGTTACGTTGCTAAGCAATCAGAAGGAAAGAATCGGGAGGCATTCTCTGAATCTTTGCTTTCTTTCAACAGAAACAGCCTGCAGTGAGAGGTACAGCAATGGGAATAAAGCAAATTATGGCTAGCACCTTTAGTATACAGTATGTCTATCTTACAAATATTGATCAGGGCAGGCCTTTTCTTTtatggaaatacaattatggATAAAGCTTAACCCTTTCACATTCTGTCTGTCAGGCAACTTACTACCTGTGTGGTGTACTTTTGAACCTTTTACTTAAGAACAGCAGCTTGTGACATTATGAATGCTGAAAACATGTTGAGACTGAATTGAGACTTGAACTGGACAAATTCATTTTGTAAAGGGACAAACTGGAACTAGAACTAATCCCTTTTTGGACAGGATAAAGTAGAACTTTCCAAGCACTGCTAGTAACATGCAGAAGCTTAAATCAATTACAGAAAAATAGGATTAATTCATAAATTAATCTGGTTAAAAAGTAGGTGTAATCTAGAAACTTCCTTTATATCTTAATACCTAAAtttaatattttccttttcatATCAGGTTATTGAATGTGGTCAGCTTCTTCATTAAACAGATATAAATTGTATATCAAGTATGCAGTGATGTTAACCAATTAAATTTTAGATATTGACAGTTTGGAAGAActgaaacactttttaaaaaattctgaatTCCTGGCACAGTTCTAGGATTGAGAGAGGTGTTACTGCACTTTCCTGGTAAACAAGGCAAGAGTTTTTAAAGTTTAAGAGAATCTTGTAAGCATTCAGAAAAGGAGGGATCATAAGACTGATGTTCAGGAGAGAAATGGAGAAATCATTGGGTTCTAGGTCACTTGGTCCTATGTATTTGGATTTTAGTGCTACCCACTTCGCCCTTGAAGGCTTGGCCAGAGAAGAATGTGGTCCTTGACTGGAAAAGGTCCCCAACCCCCTGTTCTACAGAGAAGTAAAAACAATAATgccctgaaaaataaaaataacagaagaTCAAAGAAAGGTTCAGGGGAACTAAAATAGCTCCAAGTGAAGAGAGTAGGTGGGTTAAAAAAGAAAGGCAAGAACAAATATTATTAAATGGCTATAAAAGAGGCATTTCAAAATTTACAAACTGCAACATAAAGAATTAACCAAAATAGGATGATGTGAAGAAACAGATAAGAAAAGTCACTTATGATGTAATATACTTTCTTCGACTATAATTACTAATTGCTCACCTGTTTCCCTGATTCTGTTTTCCCCGCCTGGTCAGGAATATCTTGGGAAGCAGAAGGAGGGGTCTGGTTCACATTGAGGTTTGGGTCCCCCACAGAAAAAACAGGAATGAGGGGCCTGAGGAATCTGAACTCGCTGCTCAAGGACCCCCCGGTTAAGCACACATCGTAGTGGTAACTCCTGGAAAGCGACCTGCTCTGAGAATCGCCACAGTTCTCTGGGATGTCGGGTCTGGCAGGTGGGAAGTGAGGAGGGGCAGCGATAAAACTTTCCCTGGGATCCCTCCTGCAGATCTTGATGGCAGCAAAGGAAACAATGCAAACGAGGAACACAAAGGAGACTGCAGCCAGGCAGATCACCAAGTACAAGGTCAAGGTCCCATCTTCTTCGTGTTCCTCTTTACTGACCTCCACAGCCTTCATATAAGGATCCGAAAAGCCACCCACAGGAAGGACGTGGAGCATTGCAGTGCTGCTCTGGGGAGGGAGCCCGTTGTCCCTGACCACTATCAGGAGTCTCTGCTTGCTGGTGTCTCGCTCGCTCAGGGCTCTCCTGGTTCTCACTTCCCCATTCTGGGCTCCTAGGCTGAAAAGACCAGGGTCTGTGGCCTTCAGAAGCTCATAGGAAAGCCACGAGTTCTGGCCAGAATCTCCATCCACAGCCACCACCTTGGTGACCAGGTAGCCGGCCTCCACCGACTTGGGGACCAGCTCATTGCAGGGGGATGTGCTGTTCTGAAGAGGGTAGAGGAAGAAGGGAGCGTTGTCGTTTTCGTCTATGATTACGACTCGGACACTAAGTTCTGAGCTGAGGGGAGGAGACCCTCCATCTGTAGCCCTCACCGTCACTTTGAAATCTTTGATCTGCTCGTAATCCAGGGATCGGAGGGCATACAGATTTCCGCTTTCAGAGTTGACTGAGATGTAAGAGGCCACAAGGCCATCAGTGACCTTCCCAGGCAAAAGGGAGTAGGTGACCTTGGCATTCTTCTCGGTGTCCAGATCAGCAGCATGGACTGAGCCAATGAGCAGTCCTGGAATATTGTTTTCCCGTATCTGCATTTCACATGAAGACTTTTCAAATACTGGAGGGTTGTCATTGACATCTGAGATCTGAATGTTAATAACTCTTGTTGAAGTGAGCCTTGGGGAGCCTCGGTCAATGGCTGTGATGGTAACATTATACTCTGAGACTTTCTCTCTGTCCAGGTAGCTTTGGACCAGAAGTTGGTAATAGTTATTCATAGTGGATTTTAAGACAAAGGGAAGGTTTGTCTCCACAGAGCACATGGTTCTGCCATTGTCTCCGGAGTCTCGATCTGTGACACTGAAGAGAGCAACCAGTGTCTCCAGGGGAGAATCCTCTGCCAAAGGACTAGTGATGGATATGACGGACACTTCAGGGACATTGTCATTCACGTCTTCAATCTCTACTAGGACCTTGCAGTGACCTGAAAGATCCCCTCCATCTGTTGCTCTGATGCTCATGCTGTAGCTGGTTTCTTTTTCATAATCAATTTGTCCCAAAACAGTTATTTCCCCAGTGAGATCATTTAAGTGGAAGCAACGGTGTATTTTTTCAGGTACCCGATCAAATGAGTACGTTATTCGTGCATTTGAACCAAAATCTGAATCTCTGGCTTCTACTTTGAAGACCAGGGTGTCCCTAAGGCTGTTTTCCTTTAACCTTACTTTATATTCAGCATGAGTAAACTGGGGGAAATTATCATTGATGTCCAAAACCTTGATATTTATCTGAACTGTGCCTGTTCTCTGTGGCTCCCCTCCATCCACAGCTGTGAGAGTCAGTCCAAACTCTGCTGCTTCTTCCCTATCTAGAGGTTTCACCAAAATAAGGTCCAAATATTTGTTTCCACTTTCATCACTTTTTACTTGGAGCCAGAAATGCTCATTGGAACTCAGAGTGTAGTTTTGGACGTTATTTTTATCCAAATCTGTATCTTGTGCAGATTCCAAAGGGAATTGGGTGTTGATAGGGACATTCTCTGGAATAAATAGCTTGAATTCCTTTTTTGAGAATTTGGGAGTATTGTCATTTACAtcttctatctctatctctatactGTAGATCTTTAATGGGTTTTGGAGCACAATTTCAGAGAGCAGCAAGCAAGGATCAGTCTCACCACACAAAGCTTCCCTGTCTACTTTATTATTTATCAGCAGATTCCCAGAGTGGGTATCAAGGTGGAAATATTGCTGTGTGCTTTCGGACACTAGCTGGGCTCTGCGAGCAGAGAGCTCCCCTGTTCCCAGTTTCAAATCCTTCAGCACATTAGCCACCAGAaatccacttttcttttcttcaggcACAGAATAACGTATTGAGATACACATCACTCTAGACACAGAGAATA carries:
- the LOC128418024 gene encoding protocadherin beta-16-like isoform X7, producing MCISIRYSVPEEKKSGFLVANVLKDLKLGTGELSARRAQLVSESTQQYFHLDTHSGNLLINNKVDREALCGETDPCLLLSEIVLQNPLKIYSIEIEIEDVNDNTPKFSKKEFKLFIPENVPINTQFPLESAQDTDLDKNNVQNYTLSSNEHFWLQVKSDESGNKYLDLILVKPLDREEAAEFGLTLTAVDGGEPQRTGTVQINIKVLDINDNFPQFTHAEYKVRLKENSLRDTLVFKVEARDSDFGSNARITYSFDRVPEKIHRCFHLNDLTGEITVLGQIDYEKETSYSMSIRATDGGDLSGHCKVLVEIEDVNDNVPEVSVISITSPLAEDSPLETLVALFSVTDRDSGDNGRTMCSVETNLPFVLKSTMNNYYQLLVQSYLDREKVSEYNVTITAIDRGSPRLTSTRVINIQISDVNDNPPVFEKSSCEMQIRENNIPGLLIGSVHAADLDTEKNAKVTYSLLPGKVTDGLVASYISVNSESGNLYALRSLDYEQIKDFKVTVRATDGGSPPLSSELSVRVVIIDENDNAPFFLYPLQNSTSPCNELVPKSVEAGYLVTKVVAVDGDSGQNSWLSYELLKATDPGLFSLGAQNGEVRTRRALSERDTSKQRLLIVVRDNGLPPQSSTAMLHVLPVGGFSDPYMKAVEVSKEEHEEDGTLTLYLVICLAAVSFVFLVCIVSFAAIKICRRDPRESFIAAPPHFPPARPDIPENCGDSQSRSLSRSYHYDVCLTGGSLSSEFRFLRPLIPVFSVGDPNLNVNQTPPSASQDIPDQAGKTESGKQARASLSEDAAPRSGAPGCIVNQATGANINCSQNDWLTYQ
- the LOC128418024 gene encoding protocadherin beta-16-like isoform X9, whose amino-acid sequence is MEMNNRNRQVTFFFLSLCMYGAICNSIQYSVPEERKTGSLVANVLKDLKVDVKNLSARRARLVSKSSKQYFQLDPHSGNMILKDRIDREALCAQNDHCVLLSEIVLEDPLKLYRIEVQIEDVNDNSPKFSKDQFIFEIPEQTHINTVFPLERAQDSDKGKNTVQNYTLSPNKYFRLDVQSHSDGTKYADLVLEKPLDREVEAKLFLILSAADGGIPHKTGTAQIIIDVLDTNDNAPLFNKSVYQEKLMENSPLGTLVTRVEARDKDIGSNAEITYSFSQVPENVQRSFRLNKNTGELTISGIIDYEENTNYEMNIRATDGGGLSAYCKVIVEIEDENDNAPEITITSITSPLPEDSPPDTVVALFSVTDMDSGDSGRTACTTEVNLPFVLKPTENNYYQLVTQQPLDREQASEYNITITATDRGSPRLTSTRILHVEVSDVNDNPPVFEKTFYEMQLRENNIPGLLISFVHAVDLDTAQNAKVTYSLLPGKVNDGPTSSYISINSETGNLYAIRSLDYEEVKDFQVTVRAVDSGSPPLSSEVPIRVQVVDENDNAPFILYPLQNGTSPSNDLVPRGAETGYLVTKVVAVDRDSAQNSWLSYQLLKATEPGLFTVGAQNGEVTTLRPVSNRDSFKQNLMVVVRDNGHPPQSTSATLRILLVDGFSDPYLKSVALPKEETAEEEDPSLTMYLIICLAAISSIFLISVVAFIVIKLQKREKFTGTYNSGANFPVGPDSQENSADPGAGSLSQAYNYEVCLAGGSLNSEFRFLRPLFPVFSVEPPNTQLNPRSSNDSEGVPSHAGESQHGVQARASLSEDAAPRSGAPGCIVNQATGANINCSQNDWLTYQ